A stretch of DNA from Kazachstania africana CBS 2517 chromosome 3, complete genome:
TGTAAATGTATCTGTAAACTCATTTACTTTGCTTCTTTAAAACACTTTTAGCTTTAACAATGAATACTACTAACAATACTAGCAATACTAATAACAACGAAGATCCAAGTAACATCTCTCATAATGATTCCATATCAATGTATACAAATTTCTTACCACAGAGACTTTCAACTGATTCAAACTCTTTAAATTCATACCTTAATTTACCTCCACAGCAGCAACACCAACAACAAAATCCGGACTTAAGTTCAATAGGAAGAGGCTTCTCCATCATAAACTCAATATGGCAACCTCAACAACCTTCTACAACGGGAACTACTACTGCAACTGCTCCTACTTCCCTCCCCATACAGCCAGCGTTAAATCAACAGAAACCTCATTTTAATGTCCCTTCATTCGGAGatcaaaagagaaattcTTTCTTAGCACCTCCACCACCACTAACacaacagcagcaacaacaacaacatcATCCAGGTACTATTGTCCCATCCGATGATTTGGATTTCTTAAGAAAGGactcaatttcaaattactTAAAACCACCTTTATTACCACAGCATTCCACAACAAAGGATGATTTCGAAACTTTATTAACtaaaagaaggaaaagttCTTTAACAAGTAATGAAAGtaataaaagatttaaattAGATGATCTTGATACTTCATCTTTAGATACTAACGATATGAGAAATTTATTAGGTTCCACTAAAGTGGATCAACTAATGTTAATGATTCAAGCAAGACAAAAAGGTATTACGGATAGAGTACCAACAAATTCTAATGGTGACTTACTCATAAATGaacattcaaatattctacCTTCCAAAGATGAATTGGTAGGCGGTATCGAGAAACCTTCTCATGTAGATTATAATGATGGTGGCACAGACACTACATCGCCAACGAAAAGATCCATATCAACACCTTCTACTACTTCTTCTGCAAGACCCAAAAAACACGAATGTCCATATTGTCACAGATTATTTTCTCAATCAACTCATTTAGAAGTCCATATAAGATCCCATATTGGTTATAAACCTTTCCAATGTCAATTTTGTGGTAAAAAATTCACTCAAGGTGGTAATTTAAGAACTCATCAAAGATTGCATACGGGTGAAAAACCATATCAATGTGAAAGTTGCGGTAGaagattttcaagaaaaggtAACTTAGCAGCCCACATACTAACTcataaaaatttaaaacCATTCGTTTGTAAATTAGATAATTGTGACAAAAGTTTTACTCAATTGGGTAACATGAAAGCTCATCAAAATAGGTTCCATTTAAACACTTTAATCGAATTAACAAATAAATTAGCAACATACGAAACAAATTTAACTGATATTCCGGAACAAGATAAAGAtctattgaattatttcgcttcaatttataaaaattcaaataaaggTATAAAGGGAAGGGGTAAAGGttcttcaaagataaaCCCTCATTAACAAGCCCAACGTTACAAGATCATCATCCTTCCACAAACTTCGATAGTGCCACAAACTATACAACCACCCCACA
This window harbors:
- the KAFR0C04550 gene encoding uncharacterized protein, translating into MNTTNNTSNTNNNEDPSNISHNDSISMYTNFLPQRLSTDSNSLNSYLNLPPQQQHQQQNPDLSSIGRGFSIINSIWQPQQPSTTGTTTATAPTSLPIQPALNQQKPHFNVPSFGDQKRNSFLAPPPPLTQQQQQQQHHPGTIVPSDDLDFLRKDSISNYLKPPLLPQHSTTKDDFETLLTKRRKSSLTSNESNKRFKLDDLDTSSLDTNDMRNLLGSTKVDQLMLMIQARQKGITDRVPTNSNGDLLINEHSNILPSKDELVGGIEKPSHVDYNDGGTDTTSPTKRSISTPSTTSSARPKKHECPYCHRLFSQSTHLEVHIRSHIGYKPFQCQFCGKKFTQGGNLRTHQRLHTGEKPYQCESCGRRFSRKGNLAAHILTHKNLKPFVCKLDNCDKSFTQLGNMKAHQNRFHLNTLIELTNKLATYETNLTDIPEQDKDLLNYFASIYKNSNKGIKGRGKGSSKINPH